CATGACCCTGTCGGCGAAGACCTACTCACAGGCGGTGCGCTTAAATCTCCAGGTTGAAAATGCCAACATCGTTCAGGTTTTCGATCAAATAGAGAAGATTTCTGAATTTGGCTTTTTCTTTAAGTCCGATCAGATGGACCTCACGAAGCGGTATAGTCTTTCGATAGAAAATGCCAGCATTGACCAGATTCTTTCCCAGGTACTGGATTTATCGAAATACAAATATCAAATCGTTGACCGCAATATTGTGATTTCCAAAAGAGCTGTTGAAACAGCGCAAAGCGGACAACAGGATAAACACAATGTAAATGGTACGGTAACGGATGAAGATGGAGTCCCGCTTCCGGGAGTAACCATCGTCGTTAAAGGAACGACCTCCGGAACGATTACCGATACGAACGGACACTATACGATATCCAATGTTGGTGACTCTGATGTGCTGGTATTCTCTTTTATCGGAATGGTGGCACAGGACGTTGCAGTGCAATCGCGTGAAACCATCGATGTTACCATGAAACGGGAGACATACGGAATTCAGGAAGTGGTAGCGATTGGATATGGTACCATGCGTAAGCAGGATGTAACCGGTTCCATTTCCCAGGCAAAAGGCGAGGAATTGGTACAAGACCAAAGTTTCAGTGCACTGGATAATTTGAGAGGAAAGGTTTCCGGTGTCAATATTTTCTCCAACTCGGGGCAGCCCGGAGCTTATTCAAGTCGTGTTGTTATCAGAGGTATGTCTACCATCGATGCTTCGTCGGCTCCTTTGTATGTAGTGGATGGCGTTGTGATGGAGGATTTTGGATTGATCAACCCGAATGATATCGAGAGTATTGAAGTGTTGAAAGATGCTTCTTCGGCGGCTATTTACGGAGCCCGTGGTGCCAATGGTGTTATTCTGGTGACAACCAAACGCGGAAAAGAGCATGGCAAGGGAACTACGGTAAGCTACCAGGGATCTGCCAGCGTGAGTACCATGGCCCGTTATATGGATGTGCTAAATGCGCAGGAGTGGACCGACGCTTTCATGATTGGTCTCGAAAATGAGAACAAATACATGGATTACAACTGGTCGCTTGACCGGACGGATTGGTTTACTGACCCGAACTACTTTGATGCACAGGGTAATCCGCTGTATGATACCAACTGGCAGAAAGAAGCCACCCGGACCGCTTTTTCTCAAAATCATCAGTTGAATATTCAGCAAGCCGGTGAAAATTCTTCAGCCGGTGCTTTCCTGAATTATACTGATCAGGAGGGTATTGTTAATAATACGTACAGTAAACGTGTCAATGCTAAACTGGCATTTGACGGCGATCCGACGAAATGGTTGTCTACTTCCCTTAATTTATCGGTGAACCATACATGGGGACGTTATACTCCGGAAACAGGCGGCGGACAGGAAGCTCGTCGTACGATGATTGAGATGTTGCCCTGGTTACCTCTGCGCGATGCGAATGGTAATTACACTACTTCTGCCAGCTCATCCATGTCCGATACCTTTGGATTCGAAGGAATGTCGAACCCTGTGATGATTCTGGATCTACAGAAACGGATGAGGTACAACACACAGATTTTCGGAAATACAGCCTTAACCTTCCATTTGCTGGATGGTCTTGATCTGAAAACTCAATTTGGTATCGACAGCCACAATATAACCAGCAAGGGGTATTCTTCTATCTCTTTGAATAACATATCCATGCCGAACGGTTGGGCTTATATCGATCATGAAAATATATTTTACTGGCAGGAAGAAACTTATTTAACCTACCAGAAAGTATTTGGCATGCACCGCCTGAATGCGATGGCAGGTCTTTCGTGGCAAGAGCGCACATATAATTCCGATGGTTCGCGTACCGAAGGATTCAGTGATGATTTCTTTGAATGGTATAACATGGGTGCCGGTACAACTCCTTCAGCTCCCTCTTCCTATTACGAAAATTGGGCAATGAATTCCTACTTCCTGCGTGTTGCTTATACCTATAATGACAAGTATTCGGCAACGGTAACCGGTCGTTATGATGGTTCTTCCAAATTCGGAAAGAACAACAAATATGCGTTCTTCCCGTCTGCGGGATTGGCCTGGATTGTATCACAGGAAGACTTCTTAAAAGACAATGCAACCATCAGTACTCTGAAACTTCATACCAGTTACGGATTGACGGGTAACTCTGAAATTTCGCCCTATCGTTCGTTAGCATCGGTTGACTCAGGAACTGAGTTACTGGATGGTTCGAGAGCACCATACTCCTATATTAGCTCGATGGCAAATCCGGATTTGAAATGGGAGAAAACAGCACAGTGGGACATGGGCTTTAACTTAGGTTTGTTCCGAAATAAGCTGAACTTCGATATCTCTTATTATCACAAAAAAACAACCGATTTGTTACTGAATACTCCGTTGCCAACGTCTTCGGGTTTTGGTTCGATATACAAAAATATCGGGTCGGTACAAAACCAGGGACTTGATATCATGGTGGATGCTACGCCTGTTCGCACGAACGATTTTCAATGGAATGCTACACTGAACCTGAACTACAATAAAAACAAGATTCTTCACCTTGGCGAAAACGATGAAGATATCGAGTTGAATTATTGGGTTGGTGGTTCAGAAAGTATTTTGCGGGTCGGTGAAAACCTGAGTAGTTTCTATGGTTACCGCAGGTTAGGTGTTTACACCATTGAAGATTATGAAGCGGGTAACTGCGAGAAGAGCCAGATTGGTAGGGCGAAGAGGACTAACGAAAAAGAGATTATCGGTAAAGGAATGCCCGATTGGGCAGGTAGTCTCATTAACAATTTCAGGTATAAGAATTTTGACTTAACTGTTGATCTGCAATTTGTTTGGGGTGTAGAAACGATGCAGCAATTTTACCACCCGACCTACGACCGTTTTGGTATCACCAACGGTTTGACCAACATTTTATACGATGCGTATAATGGTACTAACCCCAATACGATGGAACAAGCCATTTATCTGACAAATTCAGGACATGCCGGACAGAACACAACGGTGGATTCTGGTTGGATTGCTGATGGTTCTTATTTAAGAGGTAATCTTATACAACTGGGGTATACCTTCTCTGACAAGCAATGCAGAGCCATTGGTCTTTCGAAATTACGTTTATATGCGAATGTGAACAATGCATTCTTGATCTGCTCCAGTAAATACAACGGGTACGATCCGGAATCAACTTCCCAGGGGAGTGCCAAGTTCGGACAGAACATGACATTTTACGCATATCCAAGGGCCAGAACATGGACATTGGGACTAAACGTAACATTTTAATTAAAATCCAAAATGAAGACTACTATGAAAAAGATATTAATATGTTTATCAGTGAGCCTTCTGTTTATGACGTCGTGTAATGACTTTCTCGATGAAAGTCCCAAATCTGCACTGACGGAGGTTGATTATTATAAAACAGAAGCTCAGGCAACGGCAAACGTAAACTACTTATACCGAAACGGGGCACCCAGACGCATATCTTATGCTTCCAGTGCTTACATCGGACCCAAAGCTTCTATCACCGGAATGTTGACCGGTTATTTCAGTAACAGCTACGAAGGACAGGAAGTGGTGTGTAAATATTCCCGCTTGCTGACGCGTCAGCAACATACGAACGAGATATCAGATACTTCGGATGATATTTGGGACAACTGTTATAATGCCATCAACGTGGCTAATAATGCCATCGCAAGCATTCCCAATATTACCATGGATTCAGGAACCGCAGCTCAGCTGACCGCTGAAGCCATGTTTTTCCGGGCATTCAATTATTTCTACCTGGTAAAAACATTTGGCGACGTTCCGCTGCTTTTGGAGCCTGCCAATCTGGAAAATCTTTATCCCGAAAGAACAGCATCTGCGCAGGTTTATACTCAGATAGAATCTGATTTGAAAGCTGCTATCGATGCTCTGCCGGCAAAAACATTTGCTGCTAATGGCCACCGGATTACCAAGTATGTCGCTGCTATGGTTCTCACTGATGTCTATTTTCACCGGGGTGATTATGCCAATGCGAAGACTTATGCGAAAATGGTTATCGATTCGCCTCATTCGCTTACCGCGAATACTGACATGACGGAAAGTAGCGCGTACAATCAACTGCGTTCCACTGACGATTTGGACGAAGTTATTTATGCGCAGGAATATGATGAAAGTATCAGCAATAGCAGCTGGTGGCCAACTTATGCATTTTCATCTTCGGCGACAGCCGTATTCGGAACCTATTCGATTTTTGAGCGGGTTTATGGACCGATTGATCAGTTCCTGAATGTATATCCGACCGATGATCTGCGTATTCAACCTAACCAGTTCTTCCATTGGAATTATACCAACCCGAATAATGGTAAAACCTGGACAGCTCCCGACGGACAGGCGGGATGCTGGTATTATTACGATGAAAATGCTGTATTGAATACCGGAAAAGGTACAAAAGACTGGAACTTCTATCGGTTGGCTGAAGCCTACCTGGATTATGCTGAATCAATCGCTCAGACTGACGGTGTAACGGATGAAGCCGCTACCTATCTTGCCAGAATACAAGTGCGGGCTAACATGAACGGTGAAACAGAAGACCAGATCAAAGCTGGCTTAATGGCGTTGTCGAAGCAGGAGTTCATCGAAACTTGCTGGACTGAAAGAATCCGCGAATTCCCGTTGGAATTCAAAATATGGGATGACTGCGTCCGTACGATGAAATTCCCGGTTATCTCAGCAACCAATCCCGGCGAAGTAACTTATGTTGACCTGATTGGCGCACAGAACGCAGCAGGAGCCACGTTTAAAGAAACCGACCTGGTATTCCCGATTTCATTGAACGAGTTGCAGCGTAACCCGAATTTGACCCAGAATGCAGGTTATGCAAGTAAATAATTGAATACAGTAAGTAGGAAGAGGATCATACCCCGTTTTAGGGGATGGTCCTCTTATACTGAAGTTGTGTGTGTCATTATTTCTTTTCTACCCATTCTTTGATATCCTTGCCAGGAACAGTAACGAATAAAAGCTGTATCTCATCTGAAGTATTTACGTATCAGGAGACAGGCGACTTGAAACATAAAGTTTCAGTGGATCGTCGGAAATAATCTGCATACCTAAAACCTCTCTATGATTAATAAACAGTTCATAAAAGACTCTCCTATGTACATGAGAAAAATTCATTTATTTCTATCGATTGGAATTCTGCTTTTTATCGGGCAGGGATTGAGCTTTGCTTCCGTTCCACCAACATCAACAAAAAAATATACGCAGTATGTCAACCCATTTATTGGAACTGGCTCTGTTGATAGCTTAAGCCTATCGGGAAGTAATTTTCCGGGCGCTTGCGCTCCTTTCGGATTGGTACAGCTTAGCCCTGATACACGAGAATATCCCGACGACCCTTGCAGTGGCTACGATTATAACGACAAAACCATTGTAGGTTTTAGCCATACGCATTTGAGTGGAACTGGTTGTCCTGACCTTTATGATTTTTTGTTCATGCCTTACCAGGGTGATATTCAATGGCAATGTGGGAGCGATGACGGAAAAACAAAAGGATTTCGTTCTGCATTTCGGCATGAGACAGAAAAAGCGTATCCCGGTTACTATAGCGTCGTTCTCGATGACTATCATATTAAGGCAGAGCTGACCGCAACAGAGCATTGCGGAATGCACCGCTACACTTTCTCGAATACCGATCCGGTTCACCTGATGATTGACCTTGATCATTCGCTGGTCAGGAACAGTCCGTATCGCTATTGCAAAATCATCGAAGCCCAGGCCCGTGTGGTCGATTCGAAAACCATCGAAGGATACCGTATTATTTCAGGCTGGGCTCCGCTCCGGAAAGTGTATTTCCGGGCCGAATTTTCCCGTCCGTTCCATTCGCACGCTTTTAAAGCCGGAAGGAATATCTTTGAGAATATTCCGGTAGCCAATAATTCCAATTTGAAGTTGGTGTTGAATTTTGATAAGGATAATTCGCAACCGTTATTGGTCAAGGTGGGACTTTCGTCGGTATCAGCCGAAGGTGCACGCGAGAATCTGAAAGCAGAGATAAAAGATTTCAATTTTGACGGCATCGTCGAGCAAACCAACGAAAGCTGGAATAAGGAGCTTTCGTGTGTTGACATAGAGGGAACGCCCAAGCAGAAGCGGATTTTCTACACCGGCTTATATCACTTGTTTATTCAACCCAACAACATTGCCGACGTTTCGGGTAATTACCTGGCAACTGATAACAGTATCCGGCATGCGCCTGATGGAAAGCACTACAGTACGTTCTCATTGTGGGACACCTATCGGGCCGCTCATCCTTTTTACACGCTGGTACAACAGAAGAGAACCGCAGCTTTTATTAATTCTATGCTGCGCCAGTACAAAACGTATGGCTATTTGCCTATCTGGCAATTGTGGGGACAAGAGAATTACTGCATGATTGGTAACCACGCTATTCCGGTTATCGTCGATGCCTTCTTCAAGGGAATTCCGGGAGTTGATTACCAGAAAGCTTATGAAGCTGTGAAGGCATCGTCGACGACTTCGCACCGGAATTCACCATTCAACATTCTGGATAAGTATGGCTATTTCCCGGAAGACTTGCAGACCCAGTCTGTTTCACTAACGCTCGAAATCGCTTACGATGACTGGTGCGTAGCGCAGATGGCAAAGAAACTCGGTCATGAAGACGACTATCAGTTTTTCCTGAATCGCTCCAATGATTATAAAAACCTGTTCGATAAATCGATCGGATTTTTCCGGGCGAAAGACAGCAACGGCAATTGGATTGAACCGTTTAATCCATTGAAATATGGTGGTAATGGCGGTTTTCCATTCACCGAAGGAAATGCCTGGCAGTATTTGTGGTATGTTCCGCAGGATGTGTATTCATTTATCGATATGATGGGGGGCGACAAGATGTTTGTCGACAAGCTCGATACCTTCTTTACGCTCAATGCCAAGCCTGGAGATGTCAACGGTAATGCGTCGGGCTTTATCGGGCAGTATGCCCACGGAAATGAGCCGAGTCACCACATTGTCTACTTATACGACTTTGCTGGCGAACCGTGGAAAGCCCAGTTTTACAGTGCCAAAATTCAGAATGAATTGTATACTGATCAACAGTCGGGCTATTCCGGCAATGAAGATTGTGGTCAGATGTCGGCCTGGTACCTCTTCAGTTCGATGGGCTTTTATCCGGTCAATCCGGCCAACAGCGTATTCTGTTTCGGTTCGCCACAACTGGCAAAAGCCACTATCAACCTGGCTAATGGGAAGCAATTTACGGTGACGACAAAAAATGCAGGAGGTAAGAACATTTATATCCAGTCTGTCCGGTTGAACGGGAAACCGTATACACATTCCTATATTACGTATCAGGATATCATCTCCGGTGGTCAACTCGAATTTGTGATGGGGAAACGGCCGAATAAGAAATTTGGAACAGCACCGAAAGACCGCCCCGTTTCTGTTGTAAGCTATTAAAATGAGCACGATGAAAATATTGAAAGGCTGGCTTATTGGAATTTTTGTTTTAATGGTTGGATGTGTTACTCAGGTTCAGGAACAGGGATCTGCAGTCAAATCACCGGTTGATTATGTCAATCCGTATATGGGAAACATCAGTCATATGCTGGTACCCACATATCCTACCATACACCTGCCCAATAGCTTGTTGCGTGTTTATCCTGAGAGGGCCGATTATACGAGTGTCCGGCTCCACGGTTTGCCGCTCGAAGTAACGAGTCATCGTGGTGCTTCGGCGTTTAATCTGAGCCCTTTTCAGGGAAACCCGAAAGATGTCCAACCGGTTGTTTCCTTTTCATACGATCAGGAGAAGATTACACCTTATTCCTATTCGGTTTATCTCGATGAAGCCCAAATCAATGTTGATTTTGCCATAGCACATCAATCGGCCATGTATACTTTGAAGTTTGAACAGGAGGAAGCGCCTGGAATAATTTTGAATTCGCTCAATGGCGGAATGAAATGGGACGGGAAAGCGATTTCCGGGTGGCAGCTGATTGGAAACGATACGCGCGTCTTTTTGTATCTCATTCCGGATGAAAGGCCGGAAAAGGTTTCGGTGCTGAAGGACGGCAAAATGCTTACTGCTTCCGATGCATCGGGGAAAAATGCTTGTCTGATACTGAACTTCCCGAAAGGAAAACAAGAATTGCAGTTGCACTATGGGATTTCGTTTATCAGTGCTGAACAGGCTGAGAAAAACATGAACCGCGAAGTAGCCGGGAAAACCATCGCTGAACTTCAGTCAAAAGGGCGGAAAGTCTGGAATGATGAGTTGGGAAAGATAGAAATTCAGGGTGGAACGGAAGATGAGCGCACAGTATTCTATACATCGCTGTATCGTTGCTACGAACGTCCCGTTTGTATTTCGGAAGACGGACGTTATTACAGTGCGTTCGATCACCTGGTGCATTCGGATGGTGGACAGCCGTTTTACACCGATGACTGGATTTGGGATTCGTACCGGGCGTTGCATCCGCTTCGGATTTTGGTCAATCCCGAAAGGGAAAACGATATTCTGAATTCATTTGTCTTGATGGCGGAGCAAATGCCGCATATGTGGATGCCGACTTTCCCGGAAATTACAGGTGACAGCCGCCGAATGAATTCCAATCATGGTGTAGCGTCGGTTTTGGACGCTTACCGGAAAGGCCTGCATGGTTTTGATTTGGAAAAGGCTTACGAAGCCTGTAAAAAAGGAATTACGGAAAAAACATTGGCGCCGTGGTCAGGAAAACCGGCCGGTGCATTATCGGCTTTTTATCAGAAACATGGTTACATCCCCGCGCTGAAGCCGGGCGAAAAGGAGACGATTCCGGAAGTAAATTCGTTTGAGCGTCGGCAAGCTGTCGCA
This Prolixibacter sp. NT017 DNA region includes the following protein-coding sequences:
- a CDS encoding RagB/SusD family nutrient uptake outer membrane protein → MKKILICLSVSLLFMTSCNDFLDESPKSALTEVDYYKTEAQATANVNYLYRNGAPRRISYASSAYIGPKASITGMLTGYFSNSYEGQEVVCKYSRLLTRQQHTNEISDTSDDIWDNCYNAINVANNAIASIPNITMDSGTAAQLTAEAMFFRAFNYFYLVKTFGDVPLLLEPANLENLYPERTASAQVYTQIESDLKAAIDALPAKTFAANGHRITKYVAAMVLTDVYFHRGDYANAKTYAKMVIDSPHSLTANTDMTESSAYNQLRSTDDLDEVIYAQEYDESISNSSWWPTYAFSSSATAVFGTYSIFERVYGPIDQFLNVYPTDDLRIQPNQFFHWNYTNPNNGKTWTAPDGQAGCWYYYDENAVLNTGKGTKDWNFYRLAEAYLDYAESIAQTDGVTDEAATYLARIQVRANMNGETEDQIKAGLMALSKQEFIETCWTERIREFPLEFKIWDDCVRTMKFPVISATNPGEVTYVDLIGAQNAAGATFKETDLVFPISLNELQRNPNLTQNAGYASK
- a CDS encoding TonB-dependent receptor, giving the protein MKLTGFLLLLSAMTLSAKTYSQAVRLNLQVENANIVQVFDQIEKISEFGFFFKSDQMDLTKRYSLSIENASIDQILSQVLDLSKYKYQIVDRNIVISKRAVETAQSGQQDKHNVNGTVTDEDGVPLPGVTIVVKGTTSGTITDTNGHYTISNVGDSDVLVFSFIGMVAQDVAVQSRETIDVTMKRETYGIQEVVAIGYGTMRKQDVTGSISQAKGEELVQDQSFSALDNLRGKVSGVNIFSNSGQPGAYSSRVVIRGMSTIDASSAPLYVVDGVVMEDFGLINPNDIESIEVLKDASSAAIYGARGANGVILVTTKRGKEHGKGTTVSYQGSASVSTMARYMDVLNAQEWTDAFMIGLENENKYMDYNWSLDRTDWFTDPNYFDAQGNPLYDTNWQKEATRTAFSQNHQLNIQQAGENSSAGAFLNYTDQEGIVNNTYSKRVNAKLAFDGDPTKWLSTSLNLSVNHTWGRYTPETGGGQEARRTMIEMLPWLPLRDANGNYTTSASSSMSDTFGFEGMSNPVMILDLQKRMRYNTQIFGNTALTFHLLDGLDLKTQFGIDSHNITSKGYSSISLNNISMPNGWAYIDHENIFYWQEETYLTYQKVFGMHRLNAMAGLSWQERTYNSDGSRTEGFSDDFFEWYNMGAGTTPSAPSSYYENWAMNSYFLRVAYTYNDKYSATVTGRYDGSSKFGKNNKYAFFPSAGLAWIVSQEDFLKDNATISTLKLHTSYGLTGNSEISPYRSLASVDSGTELLDGSRAPYSYISSMANPDLKWEKTAQWDMGFNLGLFRNKLNFDISYYHKKTTDLLLNTPLPTSSGFGSIYKNIGSVQNQGLDIMVDATPVRTNDFQWNATLNLNYNKNKILHLGENDEDIELNYWVGGSESILRVGENLSSFYGYRRLGVYTIEDYEAGNCEKSQIGRAKRTNEKEIIGKGMPDWAGSLINNFRYKNFDLTVDLQFVWGVETMQQFYHPTYDRFGITNGLTNILYDAYNGTNPNTMEQAIYLTNSGHAGQNTTVDSGWIADGSYLRGNLIQLGYTFSDKQCRAIGLSKLRLYANVNNAFLICSSKYNGYDPESTSQGSAKFGQNMTFYAYPRARTWTLGLNVTF
- a CDS encoding GH92 family glycosyl hydrolase, translating into MRKIHLFLSIGILLFIGQGLSFASVPPTSTKKYTQYVNPFIGTGSVDSLSLSGSNFPGACAPFGLVQLSPDTREYPDDPCSGYDYNDKTIVGFSHTHLSGTGCPDLYDFLFMPYQGDIQWQCGSDDGKTKGFRSAFRHETEKAYPGYYSVVLDDYHIKAELTATEHCGMHRYTFSNTDPVHLMIDLDHSLVRNSPYRYCKIIEAQARVVDSKTIEGYRIISGWAPLRKVYFRAEFSRPFHSHAFKAGRNIFENIPVANNSNLKLVLNFDKDNSQPLLVKVGLSSVSAEGARENLKAEIKDFNFDGIVEQTNESWNKELSCVDIEGTPKQKRIFYTGLYHLFIQPNNIADVSGNYLATDNSIRHAPDGKHYSTFSLWDTYRAAHPFYTLVQQKRTAAFINSMLRQYKTYGYLPIWQLWGQENYCMIGNHAIPVIVDAFFKGIPGVDYQKAYEAVKASSTTSHRNSPFNILDKYGYFPEDLQTQSVSLTLEIAYDDWCVAQMAKKLGHEDDYQFFLNRSNDYKNLFDKSIGFFRAKDSNGNWIEPFNPLKYGGNGGFPFTEGNAWQYLWYVPQDVYSFIDMMGGDKMFVDKLDTFFTLNAKPGDVNGNASGFIGQYAHGNEPSHHIVYLYDFAGEPWKAQFYSAKIQNELYTDQQSGYSGNEDCGQMSAWYLFSSMGFYPVNPANSVFCFGSPQLAKATINLANGKQFTVTTKNAGGKNIYIQSVRLNGKPYTHSYITYQDIISGGQLEFVMGKRPNKKFGTAPKDRPVSVVSY
- a CDS encoding GH92 family glycosyl hydrolase, which produces MKILKGWLIGIFVLMVGCVTQVQEQGSAVKSPVDYVNPYMGNISHMLVPTYPTIHLPNSLLRVYPERADYTSVRLHGLPLEVTSHRGASAFNLSPFQGNPKDVQPVVSFSYDQEKITPYSYSVYLDEAQINVDFAIAHQSAMYTLKFEQEEAPGIILNSLNGGMKWDGKAISGWQLIGNDTRVFLYLIPDERPEKVSVLKDGKMLTASDASGKNACLILNFPKGKQELQLHYGISFISAEQAEKNMNREVAGKTIAELQSKGRKVWNDELGKIEIQGGTEDERTVFYTSLYRCYERPVCISEDGRYYSAFDHLVHSDGGQPFYTDDWIWDSYRALHPLRILVNPERENDILNSFVLMAEQMPHMWMPTFPEITGDSRRMNSNHGVASVLDAYRKGLHGFDLEKAYEACKKGITEKTLAPWSGKPAGALSAFYQKHGYIPALKPGEKETIPEVNSFERRQAVAVTLGTSYDEWCLSQLADTLGKEADAARFLKASFNYRNLYNPETQFFHPKDAEGNFIEPFDYRFSGGVGVRDYYDENNGWTYRWDVQHNIPDLINLMGGKKAFAQNLDALFTTPMGRGKREFYTQLPDQTGNVGQFTMANEPSLHIPYLYNYAAEPWKTQKLVRALLHEWFRNDLMGVPGDEDGGGLSSFVVFSSMGFYPVTPGKPVYSIGSPLFTDVKIHLANGKTFELEAKNASDENKYIQSAKLNGKPLDEPVLNHSDLMNGAKLVLVMGNRANRNWGAHQKP